Within the Staphylococcus argenteus genome, the region GATAATTTGGTATTTCAATATCATCAAGATTATCTACAATAAAAAAGCCACCTGCCATGCCTAAATGGCTAATCAATGTACGTTGATCATGTTGATTATTTAATTGAAAAACAATATATTTACTTCTTCGTTCTACATTAGTAATAGTATAACCCTCTGACAAAGACTTAAATGTATCTAGCTCCATACCCTTTACAATTGTTTCTTTGCCTTGTTCTTTTCCTTCGATAACTTTATTCGAAAATATAACTTTATTAATTGATTCATTTATAATGAAAGGTTCAATTCCTCTTTTTACATGTTCAACTTCTGGTAATTCTGGCATACCGTTTTCCTCTCTTTATTTCGCATCATACCAAGTTGCACCATAACTTGAATCTACTTTTAATGGAACATCTAATTGTAATGCATTTTCCATAATATCTTCTACAAATTCACTAAATGATTCAACTTCTGATTTAGGTACTTCAAAGATTAATTCATCATGTACTTGCAATAAAAGTTTAGCTTGGTATGTTGTGTCTTTCATTTTTTCTGCAAATTTAACCATTGCTAATTTAATGATGTCTGCTGCACTACCTTGTATTGGCGTATTCATTGCTGTACGTTCTGCAAATCCACGCAAGTTAAAATTACGACTCGTAATATCAGGTATATATCGACGTCGATGTAATAACGTTTCAACATAACCTAAGGCTTTTGCATCCTTAACAATATCAGACATATATTGTTTTACACCTGGGAAACTTGCCAAATAGTCATCAATAAACGCTTTCGCTTTTTTCCTAGTGATACCTAAACTTTGACTTAAACCATAGTCACTTATTCCATAAACTATACCAAAGTTAACAGCTTTTGCTTGTCGACGCATTAAACTATCAACTTGGTCCGCTTCAACACCAAACACTTTCATGGCAGTTGCTGTATGAATATCATCGCCATTAATAAATGCTTCTTTCATACTTTCATCTTGTGTAATATGCGCTAGCACTCGTAATTCGATTTGAGAGTAGTCAGCTGATAATATAACACTATCTTTAGACGTTGGTTTAAATGCTTTTCTAATTTTGCGTCCTTCTTCAAGTCTAACTGGAATATTTTGTAAATTTGGATCCACGCTTGATAAGCGACCTGTTTGTGCTAGTGTTTGATTAAAACGTGTATGGATACGTTGATCGTCACTTACCACTTTTTGTAATCCTTCAACGTATGTCGATTGCAATTTTGATAATTGACGATATTCTAAAATATACTCAATTATTGGATGTTCACCTTGCAATTGTTCTAAAACATCAACTGCTGTTGAATAGCCTGTCTTCGTCTTTTTAATAACTGGTAATTTCAATGTTTCAAATAACACAACGCCTAATTGTTTTGGTGAATTGATATTAAATGCTTCACCAGCAGCCTCATGAATATTTTTTATTAAGACATCTAATTTTTGTTGGATTTCTATCTCCATTTCCTTTAAATCATTAATGTCAGTATATATACCTGTTTCTTCCATTTTACTTAAAATTTGAGCAAGAGGGAGTTCTAAATCAGCTAATAGTTCAACTTGATTATATTCTTCTAATTGCTTATCCATATTTGGTTTTGAAAAATAAATTGCATCAGTAATAGACGCTACATATGGGTTTAAGACATTATCTTCAGGTACTTTAAACTTTTTACCCTTACCATAAATACTAACGTCATCTTTTACAAAACTTTGACCATATAAAGAAACAACTGATTGAACGTCGCTAATTGTGCGAGATGGGTCAATAATATAACTAGCTAACATGATATCGAAAGTAATATTTTGAATATTTATGTTTAAGCGATGAGATGCAACATATGTTTTTTTGGCATCATAAACAACCTTTTTCGTATTTGGGTTCTCCAACCATTTAACTAATTCTTTATGTTTCTTAATGTCTTCAGCATTAATAACTACATGTTTATCACCTGTAAATAAAGAGAATTTTAAAATATTGTCTTTTAAATAATTGCCTCCGTCTAATTCTAAATGGATAGCAGCTTCTTTTAATGAATCAAAATCTACTTTGTCAAATGTTGTCTCTATATCAAAAGTCTTCTCTTCTGACTCCGCTTTACCTACTGTTTGATCTAAATCACCTAGTAATTGTTTGAATTCTAACTTCTTAAATAATTCAATTTTTTCTTGCTGGTCATTTTGATTAGTCATTAATGTATCTTCTAAACTAACTTCTATTGGGCTATCCACATTAATCGTTGCTAATTCTTTACTCATTAATGCATCTTCTTTACTATTTTCAAGTTTCTCTTTTAACTTTTTACCTGAAACTTCTTCTAGATGCTCATAAACGCCTTCTACTGTATTAAATTGATTTAATAATTTAATAGCCGTTTTTTCACCAACACCCGCAACTCCTGGTATGTTATCAGATGAATCTCCCATTAAACCTTTCATATCAATGATTTGACTAGGTGTTAATCCATTATATTTTTCTGAAATAAATTCAGGCGTATAATGATCTACATCAGTAACACCTTTTTTAGTGTAATAAATCGTTACATTGTCAGTAGCTAGCTGTGTTAAATCTCGATCCCCAGTAATGATAATTGTTTGAAATCCAGCCTTATCTGCTTCTTTACTTAATGTGCCAATAATGTCGTCTGCCTCATAATTATCTAATTCATAACGTTTAATATGATAAGCATCTAATAGTTGACGTATATACGGAAACTGTTCACTTAATTCTGGTGGTGTCTTTTGACGCCCACCTTTATACTCACTGTACTTTTCGTGTCTGAAAGTTGTTTTACCTGCATCAAACGCAACTAAAAAATGATCTGGTTTTTCTTCTTTTAAAATTTTCTCTAATAACATAGCAAAACCATATACAGCATTAGTATGAATGCCAGCTTTGTTTGATAACAAAGGTAACGCATAAAAAGCTCTAAAACTTAAGCTATTACCATCAATTAATACTAATTTATTCACAATTTTAACCTCCAGAACTAATTTATTTATATTTTAGCATATTCGTCAGCCATGTCGTAATTAAAGAAACTATTGCCTGTATTATTTGTAATTCATCAACTGTCAGCCCTATAATTTTCGATAAATAAAAATAAATTATTGTAACAAATGAATACTATCTATTAAAGAATAGATTTTTTTTATTTACACAAAAAAAGCATAAGCATGATAATACGTGCATGCTTATGCCTCATAATTTAAGTTTGTAATCTAGTATCACTTATGATTCGTCTGAACCAAAAGGTATATATTTGACTTTAGTCATTTTTGGTAATTCTTCATAATTGTTAAACCACTCTTGATAGTTCTTATTTATTGGTGACGGATGGTGCATATAATGCTCAAATGGCAACGATTCAACAGTATAAACTTCCCGCCGTGGATGATCTTTAATTTGTTGTTTTAATAACTGAATTCTTTGTTCATGTTCAAAGTGTACATAACTGAATGCACTTAAATACACCATTGCTAATACTATAGCGGTACCTTTAATATACTTAATATCAATCGTTTTATATTTTCGAAATTCTTTTATTAAAATGATTAAAATTATGACATGTAAAGTATATACGACTAAAAAGTTGCCTGGTTCAATGGGCGTTACAATGACTAGTGTCATTGCTGCCATTAAAATTGAAATAAGTAATATATATAGTGTGATTTGCGTTTTTTGGTCAGTTATACATAGATATATTCCGACAAACAATGATAATGCAAAATAACCACACACAATAATATTCACAAAACTAACCAAGCCAATGTCAGTGTTTTTATTGGTGGTGTAAACTCTAGTTAACAGTTAATTCTTATGAAAGGAATTGATAATTATGACTGAGTTTACACCTTTTTTTGATGGTTCAAATCAATTAAATTATCTTAAATTTGTAATTTTAAGATTTCATGGTATTTCTAAAAGAAAAATTTGTAAAATGTATAATTTTGCATATTTTCGTATATTAGAAGTTTGTGAAATGGCAAAAAAGAATGATTATCGATTTACTTATAAGGATTATAAATTTTTAAAACAATATGGTGTGTCTAATACATTTATTTGTAAGATGTATCATATTTCAATTGAAGACTTAGAATTTTTTGAGGTGATGAACCGATAGGTTTGATTAAAAATATGATAGGTCAGGAGAAGCATAGACACTCCATTATCAAAAATGCAGTGGTACGGATTTGCGGGAGTTATTCCTATTCGTGCGACCCTTTAGAAGTCGTTTAATTTTATTAAAAATTTTGTAAAGGATGGATATATTATGAAACCAGTATTGGATATTAAAAAAACTTTAGGACAATTAAACTTTTTAGGTGTAGATGAAAAATATAAATATGAAAATGGAGAGCGTACTGATAAAACTGTTTATGCATATAAATTAGCGAGTCAAGAGCAAGGCGAACAAATCACTGTTAAAACGCCTAATAAAGTAGAATTAAACTATTTACAAGAATGCGAATTAGTTGAACCAGACGTTAAAATGTATGTTCAAATGTCAGGCGATTTTGGAACTATCGCATATAGCTGGAATGCAGAAGATATTAAAGTAGTTGGTTCTAATAGTGCACTTAAACAAAAATAATTAGGTGATGTAAATGGATTATTATACAGCAGATAGATTATATCGCTACACAAATAGTTCAAATTTGAGTGAACCTATTTTAAACTATGTTGCTAGTCGTATAAATTGGGGCGATAAAGTTTCATTAATGACTTTAGCTAAAGAAATACAGTCTAAATTTAATGATAGTTACGTTAAAGAAAATACGGTAAAAGGTCGGCCTAAAATTTACGCTGACCTTTGTCTATTGTGTATGAGCTTGAGTGAAGCAGGACATGGCAGAATGCTACAAGTGAATTTGGAAGATTGTATTTATATTGGCGATATTGATGTTTAACATATAGTATTAGTGATTTAACATGACCGTGTAGCTTTTAGCGTATGCAGGCGCAGAAATGCAAGCACGGAGTGCGTTAAGCATTTGGGCGGAGCCTGCGACAAATACGCGTTAAGAAAGCAAGAACGGTCATGTATCAAATCGCTTGCGATTTGATAGGAGGCATAAATAAATATGACTTTAAAAAGCCAGTGTACCCCCCTTACTAATAGGGGGGTAGAGCGTACAAATAAAAGTGCCGTGGAGGCAGTTGTTGACTGGGTTCAGGTCACTTTCCATATAGCCCCTATTTCAGCAGTGATTGAGGACGTTATCGGTTTGCCTATAACGTTGTTCAAAAAACGAAATAGTGGCATTTACTTTTATAATCGTGGTTATGAATTTTCAAACATTAAATTGTATTATTCAAGTGATGATGAATCAATGGGCATTCACTTACAGTTAACTGGTACAGGTTGTAGAGAGTTTGAACATCATTTACAACAGTTGAATAAAACTTGGCAAGATTTTTTTGATAAATGTTTATCAGTTAATGCAAATTTTACAAGAATTGATATTGCAATTGATGATTATAAAACATATTTAAAAGTGCCTTTATTAATTAAAAAGGCTGAAAAAGCTGAGTGTGTTTCACGTTTTAGAGCTGGAAGCGCAATAAACGGTTTTAATTTGTCAGACGGAAGAAGTAAAGGCGCTACTTTTTATATTGGTTCTAAACAAAGCAATTTATATTGTCGTTTTTATGAAAAGAATTATGAACAAGCGTTTAAACGTCATTGTGATGTCGAAGACATTGGGTTATGGAATCGTTATGAAATACAAATGCGAAAGGCATATGCAGTTAATTGTGCGAAAGTTTTGAGTAGAACAGATAATATAAGCGAAATTGTAAAGTCTATATTGCATAATAATTTGCGTTTTATCTCTCCTCCTAAAGATGGAAATGATAAAAATCGTAAGCGGTGGCCATTATATAGACCTTGGGCGTTATTTATTAAAGATACTGAAAAATTGAATTTAACTACTAGACCAACATTAAAGTCCATTGAGGATAATCTTGATTGGTTATGTAAACAAGTTGCTACTACTTTAGATACAGTGTTAACTGCCGAAAGTATGGCGCAATCTGAGGGGTTGCTTACAGATACTGATTTTTTAGATAAAATTTTAGCGCATTCACAATTTAATGATGAGCATACGAATAGAATTAATCATTATTTGGAGGCTTTAAAACAAAAAAAGCACTTATCAAAAGATAAGTGTTAAAAAAATAACTGGGATGTGATTTTTATTAAAAATTTCGTAAAGGATTTTAGAAAATCGTTTATGAAAATAATAAGCAAGTACATTTTAACACGATTTTCTAAAAACGGAAAGCATTTTGATATTCCTAAAGAACAACGCCGAGTAATTCCAAAATTTAAAAATCGTCGTAAGATGATTGTAATTTGTTTTTACTCATTATTAGCTATTTTGTTAATTCTTTTATTAGCTTCTTTTATTAAAGCTACAAGAGCAAATAATGACAGTAAAGAAGCAGTTAATAAAACGAATATGATTCAAAAAAAGTATGAAGATAATGCGAATACAGTTCAGTATAGTCCTAAATTAAAGTTATATGCTGATAAGTTTATTGATACGTATATGAATATCTCGAAAGATTCAAAAGAATTGGAATCTAGAGAAAAAGAATTGTTGAAATATTTTCCATCAGATTATAAAAAACCTGATGAAAAAATTTCAGATACAGAACGAAAATTGAATAGTAAAGAATTTTATAATATTAAACGTAAAGATAAACAAACAATTATACAGTATATTGTTAATTATGATGTGAATATTACTGAAAAGAAAGAAGTTAAAGTTAAGAAGAAAAAGAAAAGTGAAAAAGATAAAGATGAGTATGAAACAAAAACAGAAGAAAAGCAACGTAAAGTAAATCAAAACATTTTAATAAATATACCTATTAAGAGTGAAAATAATAAGTATGTTGTTGTTGAATATCCTTATTTTACGCCAATCCCTGATAGTCAATTGAATAAAGCTAAAATGGTTGAGGATAATTTGAAAGACAATAAACGGGAAGACAATCCGAAAGCAAAAGCTTTTATTGAAGATTTCTTTAATAAATATGCTTCTAGTAAGTCTGATGATATGGCCTATTTAATGGATAACCCTGAGGGCTTAGAAGGAACTAGAGAAGTTTCTCAGATAAGAGAAATTAGGTTATATCCAAAAGGCGATGATTATGTTGCTAAAGTTGAAATTTTGATGAAAGATAAAGATTCTCCTTTGGAGAATTTGGAGCATTACACATTAGATATAACAAAAAAAGATGGTAAATATTACGTTAAAAATATGACTAATTCTATTGGAGGTTAATGTTATGAGTGGTTTATTTAATTTTTTTGTTTTAGGTGCTGACCGTCCATCACTTGGTGGAGTTGGTGACTGGATAAGTAATGAAGTAGGTACGGGTATTGGTTTAGTAGTATTGGTTGTTGGTATTGTAAAATGGGCTAGTGGTAAATATGGGCATATGGTTATATTATTTGTTGTTGGTGGCTTTTTATTCTTAGTTTCTAAAGGTCCTGAACAGGTATTTAATGCGATTGCAGGTGTTTGGAAAATGATTTTTGGCGGTTGAGGTGATTCCATTTGGATAAAAAAGCTTATAATTTAAAGCGAACTTTTGAACAACCGATAGTTATGTATGAATTTACAGATAAGTTTCGTATTAATAAGGGTTTTCGTTTAGATTTTTGGGCTACATTTTTGATTGTGTGGTTTATATTATTTTTGTTATTTTGGTATTTATTACAGCCTGTAATTATGTCGATTGGTGGACTTATGTTTATTTACTTTACGGTTGCACCTTATTATATAACGAAATATATTGTTAAGTTAAAACAAGATGGAAAGAAATTATTTTTCTTCTTATGGGATTTTGTAATATTTGTTTTTAATGTGCAATTAAGAAAAGTTAAATTAAGTTATGATGAAGAAGTAGAATATCATGATAAAAAAATAACATTTAAATAGCCCCTATTGGGGTTATTTTTATTGGAGGGATGACATGAATTTAAAAGCACCGTATGCAGGTTTAAGAGATAATTTGTTATTAACGAAAACTGGCGAAGTTTGGGCGTATTATCGTGTTCGTTCTGAGTCTATATCAACAGCAAATTATGATGCAAAAGAAGAATCAAAAAAGCGTATGCGTTATTTTTTAGAGTCGATTAAAGGTTATCAAGATTTTCATTTTGAAATGTATGACCACGATTTAGATTTGCGAAATAAATTTAAAGAAATTAGTAAAGATTTTGATGATGAAGCTTTTAATGTAGCTGAATATTATTCAAAAGAAACTATTGACGTATTAGAACAAGAATTACAAATGATTACGCATAATTCTTTTGTTATGGGTGTTAAAATACGTGAATTAGCTGACGATGCAGTTACACTTAAAGAGATTTTAAAAAGTACATTATCAGATACGGCTGAGCGTATTGTTTCGAATTTTGGTTTTGATGTGAATTTAGACGATAAAATTTTAGATAAGTATAAAACATTTGAACGAGATTTGGCTGATAGTTTTCTAGGTATTGGAGGCGAGCGTTTAACTGAGAATGAATTGGCTTATATTATTAGAAAGCCTTTTATTTCAAATGCAACACATGACGTACAGGAAGAATCTTCAAGAAGAGCTATTACAGATATTTATAATGCAGTAATTGACCCTACTCGCTTGAGTGTTTTAGAAGTTGAAAATGATAACGAGAAATTTTATACAACAACAGTTGTTGTTGATGATTTTCCGTTAGATATGGAATATACACATTTATTTGAGAAAGCTCAAAATATGCCTTTTCCGGTTGAATGCCATGTAAAAGCAAAAATCATTAATAATGAGAAAGTTAAGAAAAAATTTGACCGTGCGAAAATAAATCATAAACAACAAGCAAAAGAAAAGCAAGATACTGGCGACAGTGCTTCGGAAGATGTTCAAGATAATTTGTTTGTATTGAATCAAATGGAACGAGAAGTGACTGGCTCAGGTGTATTTATTGAGTGGGTATTTATGTTTGTAATTAAAAGTGATGATTATAGAGATTGTAAACGTAAAGCAAAGCGTTTGATGAAACGATTAAAGGAAACTCAAATATATGCAGTTAATCCATTAGCTGACCAGTTACAATTGTTTTATCAATGTTTACATGGTAATGATTTATTTATTAATAAGTATTGGTTACAAAGAACAACGGCAACAGGTATAGCAGAGAATTTATTTGGTGTGTCTCAAAGTTTGGGAACAAAAACGGGTTTTTATATAGGGCGTATTGATAAATTTATACGTTCTGTTTCACGTGAGGAAGCTGTTGCAAGTTCAAGGGATATAATTTTATTTAGTTTATTGTTGGCAGCAAAAGGTATTAAGGGGGCTGTCAGTGATAGTCCGCATGTTTTAATTACTGGTCAAACTGGTAAAGGTAAATCATTTTTAGCAAAACTATTGTGGATTTATACATCATTCTTTAAAGGTCAAATGTTGTACTGGGATCC harbors:
- a CDS encoding DUF961 family protein, with product MKPVLDIKKTLGQLNFLGVDEKYKYENGERTDKTVYAYKLASQEQGEQITVKTPNKVELNYLQECELVEPDVKMYVQMSGDFGTIAYSWNAEDIKVVGSNSALKQK
- a CDS encoding replication initiation factor domain-containing protein, with product MTLKSQCTPLTNRGVERTNKSAVEAVVDWVQVTFHIAPISAVIEDVIGLPITLFKKRNSGIYFYNRGYEFSNIKLYYSSDDESMGIHLQLTGTGCREFEHHLQQLNKTWQDFFDKCLSVNANFTRIDIAIDDYKTYLKVPLLIKKAEKAECVSRFRAGSAINGFNLSDGRSKGATFYIGSKQSNLYCRFYEKNYEQAFKRHCDVEDIGLWNRYEIQMRKAYAVNCAKVLSRTDNISEIVKSILHNNLRFISPPKDGNDKNRKRWPLYRPWALFIKDTEKLNLTTRPTLKSIEDNLDWLCKQVATTLDTVLTAESMAQSEGLLTDTDFLDKILAHSQFNDEHTNRINHYLEALKQKKHLSKDKC
- a CDS encoding conjugal transfer protein; the protein is MKIISKYILTRFSKNGKHFDIPKEQRRVIPKFKNRRKMIVICFYSLLAILLILLLASFIKATRANNDSKEAVNKTNMIQKKYEDNANTVQYSPKLKLYADKFIDTYMNISKDSKELESREKELLKYFPSDYKKPDEKISDTERKLNSKEFYNIKRKDKQTIIQYIVNYDVNITEKKEVKVKKKKKSEKDKDEYETKTEEKQRKVNQNILINIPIKSENNKYVVVEYPYFTPIPDSQLNKAKMVEDNLKDNKREDNPKAKAFIEDFFNKYASSKSDDMAYLMDNPEGLEGTREVSQIREIRLYPKGDDYVAKVEILMKDKDSPLENLEHYTLDITKKDGKYYVKNMTNSIGG
- a CDS encoding TcpE family conjugal transfer membrane protein — protein: MDKKAYNLKRTFEQPIVMYEFTDKFRINKGFRLDFWATFLIVWFILFLLFWYLLQPVIMSIGGLMFIYFTVAPYYITKYIVKLKQDGKKLFFFLWDFVIFVFNVQLRKVKLSYDEEVEYHDKKITFK
- a CDS encoding TcpD family membrane protein, which codes for MSGLFNFFVLGADRPSLGGVGDWISNEVGTGIGLVVLVVGIVKWASGKYGHMVILFVVGGFLFLVSKGPEQVFNAIAGVWKMIFGG
- a CDS encoding ATP-binding protein, whose protein sequence is MNLKAPYAGLRDNLLLTKTGEVWAYYRVRSESISTANYDAKEESKKRMRYFLESIKGYQDFHFEMYDHDLDLRNKFKEISKDFDDEAFNVAEYYSKETIDVLEQELQMITHNSFVMGVKIRELADDAVTLKEILKSTLSDTAERIVSNFGFDVNLDDKILDKYKTFERDLADSFLGIGGERLTENELAYIIRKPFISNATHDVQEESSRRAITDIYNAVIDPTRLSVLEVENDNEKFYTTTVVVDDFPLDMEYTHLFEKAQNMPFPVECHVKAKIINNEKVKKKFDRAKINHKQQAKEKQDTGDSASEDVQDNLFVLNQMEREVTGSGVFIEWVFMFVIKSDDYRDCKRKAKRLMKRLKETQIYAVNPLADQLQLFYQCLHGNDLFINKYWLQRTTATGIAENLFGVSQSLGTKTGFYIGRIDKFIRSVSREEAVASSRDIILFSLLLAAKGIKGAVSDSPHVLITGQTGKGKSFLAKLLWIYTSFFKGQMLYWDPKSEFAEWFDRVTESEEMQQKYPLFINHLKTFKYVTLNYEDSTNYGCLDPIVFLDGIEANEMLKSVFDEIKSFENYHHIETAIYQAISDTVEERENGKKVGSLNVIEKLQNNEDEHVKNAGDLLFEKTQNNILKLVFSDGTNPALNIQEKATILQVKGLDMPKADDDTSSYSTSEKNGITLMLLIGKFLEKFGSRRDVQTTIFIDEGWAFSASRQGKKVGKRIKRTGRSENNSLVFITQSVKDKADDDGGNFGCHFAFDEKDEREDILKSLGLEYSKESPENMEMLKDLKKGQCIFSDFYGRVGKMVVHCPFEEMTEAFRTQEDSASSKAEEKFAM
- the polA gene encoding DNA polymerase I — encoded protein: MNKLVLIDGNSLSFRAFYALPLLSNKAGIHTNAVYGFAMLLEKILKEEKPDHFLVAFDAGKTTFRHEKYSEYKGGRQKTPPELSEQFPYIRQLLDAYHIKRYELDNYEADDIIGTLSKEADKAGFQTIIITGDRDLTQLATDNVTIYYTKKGVTDVDHYTPEFISEKYNGLTPSQIIDMKGLMGDSSDNIPGVAGVGEKTAIKLLNQFNTVEGVYEHLEEVSGKKLKEKLENSKEDALMSKELATINVDSPIEVSLEDTLMTNQNDQQEKIELFKKLEFKQLLGDLDQTVGKAESEEKTFDIETTFDKVDFDSLKEAAIHLELDGGNYLKDNILKFSLFTGDKHVVINAEDIKKHKELVKWLENPNTKKVVYDAKKTYVASHRLNINIQNITFDIMLASYIIDPSRTISDVQSVVSLYGQSFVKDDVSIYGKGKKFKVPEDNVLNPYVASITDAIYFSKPNMDKQLEEYNQVELLADLELPLAQILSKMEETGIYTDINDLKEMEIEIQQKLDVLIKNIHEAAGEAFNINSPKQLGVVLFETLKLPVIKKTKTGYSTAVDVLEQLQGEHPIIEYILEYRQLSKLQSTYVEGLQKVVSDDQRIHTRFNQTLAQTGRLSSVDPNLQNIPVRLEEGRKIRKAFKPTSKDSVILSADYSQIELRVLAHITQDESMKEAFINGDDIHTATAMKVFGVEADQVDSLMRRQAKAVNFGIVYGISDYGLSQSLGITRKKAKAFIDDYLASFPGVKQYMSDIVKDAKALGYVETLLHRRRYIPDITSRNFNLRGFAERTAMNTPIQGSAADIIKLAMVKFAEKMKDTTYQAKLLLQVHDELIFEVPKSEVESFSEFVEDIMENALQLDVPLKVDSSYGATWYDAK